The following DNA comes from Holophagaceae bacterium.
CCGGCCCGCAAGGCATCCCGGAAATCATGGATGCGATCCTGCAAGGCGGCGTCCAGGGCGGCTTCCCTCAAGGATACGAAGAGCACCAGATGCCGTTTCCGGAGCAGCGCGAGCGCGGGCTGCAGGTCCTCGCTGTCCTCGTCGCGCAGATTGGAGACAACCACCACCAGGGACCGCTTGGTGAGCCGCGTGGCGCAGTCCTTGGCGGCCGCCAGGAAATCCGAGGCGTGGGTCGTGGGTTCCAGGTCATAGAGGGCATTGAGGAACGCGTTGAGCGTTGGCATGGCCTTGCGGGGGTTCAGCACGCGGGCCGGGCCGCCGAAGGTCTGAAGGCCCACCGCATCGCCCTGGCGCAGCGCGACGTAGCCCAGCAGCAGCAAGGCGTTCAGGGCATGGTCAAAATGCGAAAGCTGTCCGCTGCTGGATTCTATTTCGGATTCCTTGGACCGCATGCGCCGCCCGCAATCCAGCAGGATGACCACCTGCTGGTCCCGCTCCTCCTGATATTCCTTGGAGATGAGCTTGCGCATGCGGCTGGTGGCCTTCCAATCGATCTGGCGCAGGGCATCGCCGCGGCGGTATTCCCTGAGCTGGTTGAATTCCATGCCCTCGCCGCGCCTGCGCTTGCGAAGGATGCCCAGGGAGGGCAGCCGCCGGTCCGTAGCCCTGAGCGCCGACCCAGCCACCATGGCGAAATTCGGATAGACCTTCACGGTTTCGCCCTGCCCTGCCTTCCCATTCCGCCGCCAGAAACCCCAGGGCGAATCCAGCAGCACCTGCACCGGCCCGAAAGCGTGGAGCCCTCGGCCCATAGGCCGGACCCGGTAGTGCACTTCGGCCCAGGCTCCGGGGCCCAGGTCCACCTCCTGCGGCAGGCCTCTCGTTTCGCAACGTTCGGGGTGGTGGTCATAGATGTTCAGCCGGAGGGCAGCGCCGCTGGCATTGCGGAGGCGGATGCCCACATCGCTCCAGGCGCCCAGGGGCAACGAGCCCGCCACCCGCCGGGCGGCCGCGGGCGGCTCCAGAAGGAAAGCCCGCAGCGCATCCAGGCTCAGCACGACGATGAGCATGGTGCCTGCGATGATCCAGATGCTGAGCAGCGCCGGCCGCCAAACCGCGGGCAGGGCCGTGGCCAAAAGAACGGCCATGGCCCAAACCGCCCGCCGGGTGGGAATCATCAGGATCACCGCCTCGGTGCCGCCACTTTTTCGAGGATGCCGTCCAGGATGCCATCCACGGTGTGGCCTTCCAGCTCCGATTCCGGGGCCAGGGCCAGGCGGTGGCGCAAGGCGGGCTTGGCGATGGCCTTCACGTCGTCGGGGGTGACGAAATCCCGGCCCGCCAGCAGGGCCGAAGCGCGTCCGGCGCGCACCAGGGCGATGGCGCCCCGGGGCCCGGCGCCCATGGACACGCCCGGCCAGCCACGGGTGGCCCGGGTGATGGCGATGGCGTAGGCGAGCACCGCATCGTCCACCCGCAGCGTGGAAACGATGGATTGCACTGCGAGGATGTCCTCGGGCGAAGCCAGCGCGCGCACATCCTCCACGCGGAGGGAATCCCCCACCTGGCCGTCGGTGACGCGGCGGACCAGATCCACTTCGGCGCTTTCGGCGGGATAGCCGATGTAGACCTTCATCAGGAAGCGGTCCAGCTGGGCCTCGGGCAACGGATAGGTGCCCTCCTGCTCGATGGGATTCTGGGTGGCGAGGGCCATGAAAGGCGCATCCACAGTCAGGCTCTGGCCATCGATGGTGACCTGCCTTTCCTGCATGACTTCCAGCAGCGCGCTCTGGGTCTTCGCCGGGGCGCGGTTGACCTCGTCCGCCAGCAGCAGGTGCGTGAAGACCGGCCCTTTGCGCAGGGTGAAGGTGCCGCTGGCCGGGTCGTACATGGAGTGTCCCATCACATCCGAGGGCATGAGATCCGGCGTGAACTGGATGCGGGCGTGCTGGCCCCGGAAAGTCCGGCAGAGCGCCCTCACCAACAGCGTCTTGCCCAGGCCCGGCACGCCTTCGAGCAGCACATGGCCGCCCGCGAAAAAGGCCGTCAGCACTTGGTCCACCACGGCTTCCTGGCCCACGAGGGCTTTGGCGATCTCGCCGCGCATGGCGGCGGCCAGGGCAGTGGCCGATTCTAGGTTCAGGTTCGCGCTCATAGCAGTTTCCTCAAGTGTTCGAGTGTGCGGATGGCAGCGGTGAATTCCGCCGGGGTCGCGTAATGGTCTTCGAATAGAGCGCGGAGCAATTGCTGGTCTGGCAGCTGCGAGAAGGCCGCGAGCTGGACCTGGAGCAGAGGCAGGGGCAGCCGCGCCCAGGCCGGATGGGTGCTTTCGATGCGCGCCATGAGCGCCGCACGCGTCACCTTCACCAGGCGGTCGCCGGCGCCTTCATGCCAGAGGAGCCGGCCGCTGGCGTCGACGTGCTCCAGCAGGCTGCGGCGTGCCGGGTCCGGCACCGGCATCAGGGGTCCGAACCGCGGCGCGGCCTTCCAGAACAGGACCGCCACGAGCGCCCCCAGGCTGAGCAGCGCCATCCACGCATGTCGGCCCAGCCAACCCATCAGCCCCTCCGAAGGATCGCCGCGCAGCAGCCAGATATGGCCCGTGGCCGGCCTATCCTTCACCAATTCCCAGAGCAGCTCCGCATGGTCGCGCTTGACGATGCGGTAGTTGGTGAACCCGTCCAGATCCGTGAAAACGAACACGCGGCCCTTGCCCAGCTCAAAGCGCAGGAAGTGCGCCGCGGCTTGGTCCTGCTGGATGCCCGCGGCTCGATCGCGGCGGCCGGCAAGGCGGATCCACGGATCGGTGTCCACGAGGAAAGGAGCCTCGCCATCGCGCAATCGGAGTTCCCCCGAGGCCCTGAAGTCGAGCAAGGGATTTCCGCTGCCGGACCCGGCGGATCCGTCCTCCGCCTCCGGGTCCGCCTTGGAGGGCGCCGGGGGCTTCACGCCGACGACCCGCACGCCCAGCCGCTCCATCAAGGGATCGCGCAGCGCGAAGGAGGAAACTGCGTTGGGCTGCTCCTCTTTTTCCTGGATCACGCGCTGGCGGGCAGCGCTGGCGGAGGCTTCATCGGCCTCGAGAATCAGCAGGCCGCCCTGTTCCACGAATGCGCCCAGCCGCCGCGCCTGCTGGGGGCTGAAGCCATGGCCGCGATCCAGCATCAGCAATGTTCCGGCCGGGTCCAAGTGCTCTGTATCGGCCGGCAGCCCCTCGTGGAAGCTCGCGGCGCGGCCGTTTTTTTCGAGCAATAGCTGCGCGGCGAGCATGGGGTTGCGGAGGGCTTCGGGTTCGAACCGGGTATGGATTTTTTCCGTGCGCCAAGTGGTGAAATGGAGCGCAGCCCAGATGCCTGCGCCCAGCAGCGCCAGCAGCAGCGCGATGGCAAGGCCGCGCTTCATGGTCCGCCCCGCTGGAAATGCTCCCGCCAATCAGCGCAGAGCCGCTGCGCCAGTCCATCCTCCGGCGGCGTGTGGCGGTAGGCGGTGAGCAGCCAGGCTTTCGTGAGGGCGCCGAAATAGGCCTGGCCGCCCTTGCCGAGCACATCGCCGGCCGCCCGCAGGCAGTCGCCCTCGGTGGAGCCGATTCCGAGCTCCACCAGGTGGGTATGGACCAGGGCGACGAGAGCGCCCCGGTACAGCAAGGCCAGCGCTTCGCGCCGCCGTCCCTCCCGCCACAGGCTCCATGAAGCGGCCGGCACATCCTCCGGCAGGTTTTCCGGCCTCATATCCAGGCCGAAGAGCGCGTCAGGGGGCTGCAATGCTTTTTTCTGCCGGAAAGCCCGCCCGATGGCCGATCGGAAATGCCAGAGAACCCAGGCCACGGCCGCAAACAACAGGGCGATGAAGATGCCTTTGAGGAAGGGCGCCAGGCTTTCGCCGAGCCATTTGATCCACCCGAAATCGAATTTCGGCCGTTTTTCTTTGGGGTCGTCTTTCTTGAACAGCCATTGGGGGACCTTGATCTCCTTTGCCTCCCCGAATTCCTTGCGCTGCATGATCTCCGCAA
Coding sequences within:
- a CDS encoding DUF58 domain-containing protein; this encodes MAVLLATALPAVWRPALLSIWIIAGTMLIVVLSLDALRAFLLEPPAAARRVAGSLPLGAWSDVGIRLRNASGAALRLNIYDHHPERCETRGLPQEVDLGPGAWAEVHYRVRPMGRGLHAFGPVQVLLDSPWGFWRRNGKAGQGETVKVYPNFAMVAGSALRATDRRLPSLGILRKRRRGEGMEFNQLREYRRGDALRQIDWKATSRMRKLISKEYQEERDQQVVILLDCGRRMRSKESEIESSSGQLSHFDHALNALLLLGYVALRQGDAVGLQTFGGPARVLNPRKAMPTLNAFLNALYDLEPTTHASDFLAAAKDCATRLTKRSLVVVVSNLRDEDSEDLQPALALLRKRHLVLFVSLREAALDAALQDRIHDFRDALRAGALHDYLGARREAFDRLRAHGALCMDVLPQNLAAGLVNRYLEIKRSGRL
- a CDS encoding MoxR family ATPase, with protein sequence MSANLNLESATALAAAMRGEIAKALVGQEAVVDQVLTAFFAGGHVLLEGVPGLGKTLLVRALCRTFRGQHARIQFTPDLMPSDVMGHSMYDPASGTFTLRKGPVFTHLLLADEVNRAPAKTQSALLEVMQERQVTIDGQSLTVDAPFMALATQNPIEQEGTYPLPEAQLDRFLMKVYIGYPAESAEVDLVRRVTDGQVGDSLRVEDVRALASPEDILAVQSIVSTLRVDDAVLAYAIAITRATRGWPGVSMGAGPRGAIALVRAGRASALLAGRDFVTPDDVKAIAKPALRHRLALAPESELEGHTVDGILDGILEKVAAPRR
- a CDS encoding DUF4350 domain-containing protein, translating into MKRGLAIALLLALLGAGIWAALHFTTWRTEKIHTRFEPEALRNPMLAAQLLLEKNGRAASFHEGLPADTEHLDPAGTLLMLDRGHGFSPQQARRLGAFVEQGGLLILEADEASASAARQRVIQEKEEQPNAVSSFALRDPLMERLGVRVVGVKPPAPSKADPEAEDGSAGSGSGNPLLDFRASGELRLRDGEAPFLVDTDPWIRLAGRRDRAAGIQQDQAAAHFLRFELGKGRVFVFTDLDGFTNYRIVKRDHAELLWELVKDRPATGHIWLLRGDPSEGLMGWLGRHAWMALLSLGALVAVLFWKAAPRFGPLMPVPDPARRSLLEHVDASGRLLWHEGAGDRLVKVTRAALMARIESTHPAWARLPLPLLQVQLAAFSQLPDQQLLRALFEDHYATPAEFTAAIRTLEHLRKLL